Genomic DNA from Gimesia aquarii:
GATAAGCCAAATAACCCCATTCATGTTTTCCATCGTTGAGTTTCTCTGGTAATGGAATTTTGCGAACGGTTTTGCCTGTGGCTGCATCGAGCTGATAGCAGAACTCCTTCATCATAAAGAACAGGCTATCCTTGCTGGCTACTAAATTTCCCGGGTTTTGATTTTGAAAGACCCCTGTACGAATCGCTTGCGGATTTTCGCGTTCCCAAAGAAAGAGACCGTTGTAGGCATCAAAGGCCATAATGGTACTTTCGCCTTGAATAAACAATCGACCGTTAATTGCCAATGGTCCAACGGCACCTTCATGACGGTTGACCATTTTCTTTTCGCCAGGATCGCCAAACCACAGAACTCCGAGACCACCGCGCACTAATTGGTCTTTACTGCTGGCAGTATTTCCCGGATCGCCGTATTGGTGTGACCAACTGCCCGCGCCTGGTAATGCACCGCGAGTGAGGATGGTATAACCACCTACAGTTTTGATCTTAGATGTCTCTGCGAGTTTTGTCTGCTTAAGCCAGTCTGTCAATTTTTCAGATGAAGCACGTTCAGTATTAGAATTTGCAGGCATACCAAGACAGATGATTCCGCCCAGCGGCTTCACATGTTTAGCGATGTCTTTGGGAATTCCAGGTACTTGACCTGTTTTGAGGAATGTGTCTGAGACAATCAAGTTTGCAAAGTAACGCGAGTAGGGGAGAGGGGAAAGTTCCGTTTGATGAACGGTAACACGATGCCCGTAATAACCTGCCTCACTCAGTTTTTGGCGAGATGTTTCGGCTTTGGTAATATCAGGTTCGATACAATAAATTTTTAGATCACTGTTGCGAGCCAGTTCATAAGCCAGCCTTCCTTCTTCACTTCCCAACACCAGACAGAACCCATCTTTGATTTGTGAATTCGTTAAAATATCTTTGGCTGCCTGTTGATAAAGGGGCGTCCATTTGTCCTCAGCGTAGGGGGATTTTTGAGTGATCGATTCAGCTGTTGACTTCGACGGATTAGAGTTGTCAGATGATTGAAAGGCAACAATATCACCAAGTGATGTACTCACAACCAGATTACCATCAGATACAGCCAAACCGCGTGCTTTGCCGTTGACTTTTAATGTTTCCAGAATTTTACCAGTTTTTTCGTCGAGAAAGACTACTTTATCTTGACCGCCGATAACCACTTTGTTGCCCGCAACGATGAGTGCATCGCGAGCATCGGAGTTCTGTTCCCAAATGACTCCTATCTTTGCATATGTCTTATTTTCATCTTTCAGCTTTTTAATTTGATCACGTACTTCATCTGCTTTTTTATCTTTCAAACCACGTAGTTTGCGTAACAAACTATTGATTGTCATATCATTTTTATGTGTTTTTTGAGAGGCAGCTGCGTATTCTTTTCGATTGACTTTCAGTACGGAGCTACCCGTTGCAATGTATCCGAAGTCGCCTTGAACCGCCATTTGTTGACCGTTCAGCCAGGCGAATCCAACGTCTCCTTTATCTTGAGATAATGCTAAAATATGATGGGCACCCATCGAGTAAATTTGCCCATCGGCGAGTAATGCTTGTGTTCCACCGACTACACCACCGGCTGTACTTCTCCAACTATAAGAACGCTTGTGTTCCTGTTGGCCTGTTTTTTTATTAAACGCGGCAGGGAGAGACCGGCCTGAGGGAATGATCAATATATCGTCATTTGCCAGAAGATATCCTTGTGGCGAAAGCTCATTTCGACCCGCACTTGTCTGGCTGAGGTTGTCTACTTTCCAGATGACGTTGCCGGTATTCGCGTTGACCGCATACAAATAGATATTTTCATGAGGAAAAATACCCGCTCCAAAATAGGCTACTCCCTCATCAACCAGAATATTTGTTCTCACAGGCCATCTTGAAACCATTTCACCTCGCGCGATAATCATCTCTTCGTTGAGTCCTGCTCGTAGCTTCCAATGCGGTTTTCCAGAATTCGCATCCAGGCAGTAAACAAAGCCATCATCGGATCCAAAGAAAACTCGAGATTGACTAAGAGTCGGGGCTAATCGGATGGGGCCTCCGGTAAAAAACTTCCAGATGATGTTACCACTTTTTAAGTCAACACACCGTAGTTGATGATCGACAGAAGACCCGAAATACGCACGGCCTCCTGCGATTGTAACATGAAAAGCATCATCGAAATCAACTCGTGATTCCAGGTCATGTCCTTCAATCACACGTTCGCCGGGATCTGTTTGACCTGTTTTTGGTTTACTGGGAGCTGTATATTTCCAGGCTTGTGTGAGTGGAAGCTGAAATGAATCGGAAGTGGCTCCTGAACGTTCTTTATCACCCAGGTAAGTAGACCAGTCTTTTGCCTGAGATTGATCACTCATCAGACAGAAAATGAAAGTAAGGCTTAATAGTGGCAGGACAATGTAAGGGATGCGATGATTCACTGCAAGATCCTTGATTAATTGGACGTCTTAATAAATTCAGGTTTGTTATCAGGTCGACGCATAGAGGTTTGTTTATGCTTTGAGTATACCCTGTATGAGCGGGGAATCGCAAGTAGTTGCAGAAAAGAGATGCTTTGAATTGCAATGTTTCTGCAAGGGCTCTATTTTGGGGATCATTGTTAGAAAAAGAGGATGGTTTTGTGAATGTTTCATGTCGATTGATTTTTCTATGAGAAAATAGGAAAGCTTCCAAATCCAAGAATCCTCCCTTAATCACTAATATGTATTTTCGAGCAGTATCGCCCATAGCAAGGGATGACAGTATGAAAATGAAAGCGATTCTTTCTCTGTTGGGATTATGTTTGTTATCAGGTTGTCCTGATTCGAATACCCCCAAAACTCCTGATTCCAAAGCAAAATCGACTTCAGCGGAAGAGAGTCATTCCAACAAACAAACAAATGAGGCAGTTCAACCAAAACCAGACGCTCCTGAGGCAGTTCAAGCTTTTAAGGATCTGGGAGCAACGATGAAACTGTCGGATGATGGACGCATTCTGATTCTGGATTTGAAAGGGTCAACGGCTAAGGATGAAGATTTGAAGCACCTTGCTGGGTTGCCATCCCTGGAACGACTGACGATCTGGGGACCTGATTTTACAGATACCGCTACCGAAGAGATTAGTAAGAAGAAAAATTTATGGTATTTGAATATGGAAAGTACCGCCATCGGTGACGAAGGTGTCAAAAACCTCGCCGATTTAAAAAATCTGCAAGTACTCTCTCTGCGGGCGACTAATATTACCAATGATGCGCTAAAAGTCGTTGCCGAGTTTCCTAAGTTGAAAGACCTCGATTTGCGATTCAACAAGGAAATCAATGATGAAGGAATGCCATTGATTAAAGGCATGAAGAACTTAAAAGTTCTCAAATTACAGGCGACACAAGTAACTGACGAGGGAATGAAGAATGTGGCCGAATTGCCGAATCTGCAAAGATTGAACACTTGGGGGAGGAATATTTCAGATAAAACTCTAGAACTCTTAAAAGATAAAAACCTGGTATCTCTGGAACTGGATGATACGGAAATTTCGGATGAGGGACTGAAACACCTTAAAGATATGACCAACATGGAAGCCTTGCATTTACGGCGAGATTTTGTGGGCGATTCTGGAATTGCGAATTTACAGGGGATGAAAAAACTTCAGACTTTGCATTTACGCGACACCGTGGTTACGGATGAAGGTATGAAGTATTTGTCTGGTTTAACCGAACTGACTTATCTCGATTTGGATGAATCGATGATTGGTGACAAAGGGCTAGAGCAGATTAAAAGCATGAAAAATCTGCAACGGCTCGGATTATGGGGAACTGAAACAACCGATGCGGGATTGAAAATTATATCGGGCTTGACCAATCTCACACGCCTCAATCTGGAAGGCACGAAAATCACTGATGAGGGTCTAGATTATTTACTTCCGCTAAAAAAGCTGGAGTATCTCAACTTAAGCAAAACAGAGATTACGGATGAAGGTTTACAAAAACTGATCGCTTTGAAAAACCTGAAAGAACTCCTGCTCAGCTTTACACAAGTTACCGATAAGGGAGTCGAAAAGTTCAAAGCAGCAGTGCCGGGTTGTAAGGTGAAACGATAAAGTCAGGTGTTCGTGGGATGAATGACAATAAGAACAATCGTTCGCAAACAAGGGCTGCCCGCCAATTAATCGAAAGCTGGCAAAGATCTGGGGTAACGCATATCAAACGTGTTGTTCCCGTCATGCCAGAGAAAACAGTAGTTGAAGAATCTCAACAGGTCAATCCGTCAGGAGCAAAGCCACGAACGGTTTCGAAGGAACTACAGAGTTCTGCTAATCAGGGGGTACTATTCCGAGAGAATGATCCGTCTCCCATCAATACGGTAATTGAGACTGAAGAACCTCGAAAGGAAATGAGTGTGACTCGAACCACGAAATCAAAACTGAAAAAGGCGGATCGACAAGCAGAGTTAAATATTATTGCTGATCAGGTTGCTCAGTGTCAAAAGTGTCCTGAGTTAGCCTCGACGCGCACGCAAACTGTATTTGGAGTAGGGAATCCCGCTGCGAAAATCATGTTCATCGGAGAAGCACCCGGAGCTGATGAAGATAGACAAGGCGAACCATTTGTAGGGCGGGCGGGAAAGTTGCTCGATAAGATTATCGAGGCTTGCCAATTAAAACGCAGTGATATTTATATCGCAAATATTCTCAGGTGCCGTCCACCTGGAAACAGAAATCCTTCTGATACGGAAGCCGCAAATTGTCGTGGGTTTTTGGATGCCCAGATTGAGATTGTGGATCCTGACTATATTGTTTGCTGGGGTTCAGTAGCAGCTAAGAATTTGCTGAGATCAGAATTACCGATTGGTAAGATGAGAGGCCGATTTTATGAATATGGCCGCGCTCGTGTCGTTTGTACATATCATCCTTCTTACCTGCTAAGAAATCCTTCAGCGAAGAAAAATGTATGGGATGAT
This window encodes:
- a CDS encoding outer membrane protein assembly factor BamB family protein — its product is MNHRIPYIVLPLLSLTFIFCLMSDQSQAKDWSTYLGDKERSGATSDSFQLPLTQAWKYTAPSKPKTGQTDPGERVIEGHDLESRVDFDDAFHVTIAGGRAYFGSSVDHQLRCVDLKSGNIIWKFFTGGPIRLAPTLSQSRVFFGSDDGFVYCLDANSGKPHWKLRAGLNEEMIIARGEMVSRWPVRTNILVDEGVAYFGAGIFPHENIYLYAVNANTGNVIWKVDNLSQTSAGRNELSPQGYLLANDDILIIPSGRSLPAAFNKKTGQQEHKRSYSWRSTAGGVVGGTQALLADGQIYSMGAHHILALSQDKGDVGFAWLNGQQMAVQGDFGYIATGSSVLKVNRKEYAAASQKTHKNDMTINSLLRKLRGLKDKKADEVRDQIKKLKDENKTYAKIGVIWEQNSDARDALIVAGNKVVIGGQDKVVFLDEKTGKILETLKVNGKARGLAVSDGNLVVSTSLGDIVAFQSSDNSNPSKSTAESITQKSPYAEDKWTPLYQQAAKDILTNSQIKDGFCLVLGSEEGRLAYELARNSDLKIYCIEPDITKAETSRQKLSEAGYYGHRVTVHQTELSPLPYSRYFANLIVSDTFLKTGQVPGIPKDIAKHVKPLGGIICLGMPANSNTERASSEKLTDWLKQTKLAETSKIKTVGGYTILTRGALPGAGSWSHQYGDPGNTASSKDQLVRGGLGVLWFGDPGEKKMVNRHEGAVGPLAINGRLFIQGESTIMAFDAYNGLFLWERENPQAIRTGVFQNQNPGNLVASKDSLFFMMKEFCYQLDAATGKTVRKIPLPEKLNDGKHEWGYLAYQNGMIFGTATTRNELESRLRRRGRKTEDSTDALFAIDVKTGKPVWSYQGKNIAHHTIAIGPEAAYFIDSSITSEQRAEILRQDKSHLAKLTGKEKEIAEDRLKKQDLRLAVGLDIKTGKQLWSKPVDVTDCSEIGIGGGKLTLLYQNNVLLLCGANANGHYWKQFIAGDFSRRRLVALNATDGSILWKKDANYRHRPIIVGEKIIAEPWSYDLYTGIQHTRKHPLTGQQVPWSIMREGHHCGMLAASENMLMFRSGYTGFYDLEKDGGTRHFAGHRTGCWINAIPANGLVMIPESSAGCVCLFSISSTIVLEPREERTHWTIFSSVGPKTPVQHMALNMGAPGDRRDAHGTVWMAYPRPRPSRETGLDFKFDIKPKFTEGGGYNSINEITNPIKEAEPSWVFTSWARGLKECTIPLLGKKDAPATYSVELSFSALEPVSLNLSQKGEPLFDIKLQGKVVEKNFNPYAAKSTLVRKFEGIPVKDHLQLEFVPLNDSAKQMPPSLSGIEIIRSDS
- a CDS encoding leucine-rich repeat domain-containing protein → MKMKAILSLLGLCLLSGCPDSNTPKTPDSKAKSTSAEESHSNKQTNEAVQPKPDAPEAVQAFKDLGATMKLSDDGRILILDLKGSTAKDEDLKHLAGLPSLERLTIWGPDFTDTATEEISKKKNLWYLNMESTAIGDEGVKNLADLKNLQVLSLRATNITNDALKVVAEFPKLKDLDLRFNKEINDEGMPLIKGMKNLKVLKLQATQVTDEGMKNVAELPNLQRLNTWGRNISDKTLELLKDKNLVSLELDDTEISDEGLKHLKDMTNMEALHLRRDFVGDSGIANLQGMKKLQTLHLRDTVVTDEGMKYLSGLTELTYLDLDESMIGDKGLEQIKSMKNLQRLGLWGTETTDAGLKIISGLTNLTRLNLEGTKITDEGLDYLLPLKKLEYLNLSKTEITDEGLQKLIALKNLKELLLSFTQVTDKGVEKFKAAVPGCKVKR
- a CDS encoding uracil-DNA glycosylase, producing the protein MNDNKNNRSQTRAARQLIESWQRSGVTHIKRVVPVMPEKTVVEESQQVNPSGAKPRTVSKELQSSANQGVLFRENDPSPINTVIETEEPRKEMSVTRTTKSKLKKADRQAELNIIADQVAQCQKCPELASTRTQTVFGVGNPAAKIMFIGEAPGADEDRQGEPFVGRAGKLLDKIIEACQLKRSDIYIANILRCRPPGNRNPSDTEAANCRGFLDAQIEIVDPDYIVCWGSVAAKNLLRSELPIGKMRGRFYEYGRARVVCTYHPSYLLRNPSAKKNVWDDMIDLFQDMGIDLKAQS